GAACAGGCTGTTTCTTGCCGGTCTTCGGGTTCTTGTATAAGTCGTGCCGGTCCTCCATGCCTCACAAATACGCATCCGGCGTCTGTGATCCTTTTTATCAGTTCTTTTCTTTTCACAGGTTTAAGGCAAGTTCCCTTATTTCGTGTTTTTCAGGAACATCTTCCATAGTCATAAGCATATAGGCGTCTTTCATATTTTCTTCGAGTTCTTCGAGGGTTTCGCCTTGGGTCATTATTTCAGGATGTTCAAGTAACTTGCCTACCCAGTATTTATCGCCCTTCCAACAGACCATTTTCAGTCTTGTTTCCATCCTCTACCTCCCTTGCAATCTCTTCCAATAATAATACCATAAAGATTAAAGAAGTTTAAATGTATCAATTTTCAGACATAACGACGAGGTCAGCCAGAGGCGGACGAGAAGAGGGATACATAAAGCCTTCTCGAATCTAGCCCGATATTCCTCCGCGTCAGGTGCACCTACTGGTTGGACGGCCGTTCAATCTTTTACTGCCTTTTTGAACGCTTCTGTATTCATAGGATCCTTTTCTGAAAGTAAGCGCCACTCGGTCATTAGCTGCTGCCACGCCTTTGTCCGCTCAAGTTCTTGGAATATCTTGTACGGAAGGTGGCCTTTAAGGTCGTTTAGGTCATAACAAACTATTTGGTATCCGTACAAGTCGGTGCTCGGAGAAATGTGATCGATCGCCGCATAGAGTGGGTGGCATCCGTCAGTGTTTACGTTTGGATTCCCGTATTCTGCCTCGAAGATCATCTTGGCCCCCGACAGGGCGCACCGCCCCTCTTGCTTCTTGATAAGCTCTTTCAGCTTTGACGGGCTCAAGCCATGCCTGCGCCTGCTTGCCCATCGTATTTGGGCTGGGGTAAGTTCATAGTCTTCTTTTATCATGTCGTCCAACACTTAATATACCAACTTGCCTTTTCTTTCAATGATATACCAGGCGAAAGAAAAA
The sequence above is a segment of the Syntrophorhabdaceae bacterium genome. Coding sequences within it:
- a CDS encoding type II toxin-antitoxin system HicB family antitoxin, which codes for METRLKMVCWKGDKYWVGKLLEHPEIMTQGETLEELEENMKDAYMLMTMEDVPEKHEIRELALNL